CCAAAAAATGAAGCATCAAACCATTCAATATTCTCTAAAATCGACCCAGCTTTGACCGATTGATTTTCTCGATCTTCTGTTTCGGTAAATATCGAAATCAACTCTTTGCCATTGAGTAAATGCTGCCAAAATTCTTCAATATTTGCAGATTTGGCAAAGCGACTGGCAAGACCGATAATTGCAATTTCTAAACCATTAAATTCGGAAGTCATAGAAACTTATTAGGAAGCAAAAATGAAAATTAATTGGTAACAATTGATTGTTGATATCGTTGTTTTAATCGCTGTCGTCCTTTCTTTAAGGCTTCATTATTTTCCACCTCTTGAACTTGGGCTGGGAAAGGATTATTTTGTCCAGATAAATATTGACTTAGTTGCCGAATTGTCGAATACTTAAAAAGTTCGACTATAGTTAAATTACTTGCTAAATCGGGCAATTGTTTTAAAATCTCTCCATACACTCGCGTCAATAATAAAGAATTCCCTCCTAAATCAAAAAAGTGACGATTTACACCTATTTCTTCAATTTCAAGAACTTCCTGCCAAATAGTAGCAATCGTTTGTTCAAGGGAATTTTGCGGGGCAATATTAGGTTCACAAGTTGGAATAGTTAAAGAATCAGGAACAGGTAAAGCACGGCGATCTACTTTTCCATTCGCCGATAAGGGTAAAGCATCGAGAAAAACGAACGCTGAGGGAATCATGTAATCAGGGAGGCGATCGCTCAAAAAATGGTGGAGAGATTCAAGAGGAATTTCTCCTTTGTTACTCACTACATAAGCAACTATGCGTTTATTCCGCACTTCGTTACCGATAACATCTACAACTACTTTTCTGACCTGAGAATGCTGGGTCAAGACTGCTTCAATTTCCCCTAATTCAATGCGATAGCCGTTGACTTTAACTTGATAATCTTCTCGTCCAAGAAACTCAATATTGCCATCGGGGAGATATCGTCCCCAATCTCCGGTTTTATACAGTCGTTCTCCCGTTTTCGGATGTGTAATGAAGCTTTGAGTTGTTTTTTCCTCATTGCGCCAATATTCCCGCGCTAATCCAATTCCGCCAATGTACAATTGTCCCGGAACCCAAAATGGGCGGGGTTCTAATTCCTCATCCAAGACATAAAAACGCTGGTTAGCTAAAGGACGACCATAGGGAATACTTTTCCAAGCTGGATCGACAATTTTAATCGGATAGCAAATCGACCAAATTGAAGCTTCTGTCGCTCCCCCTAAACTGACGATCTCTACTTCTTGATTGAGAGTTTGTATTTGTCCGGGTAAAGCGAGAGGAATCCAATCTCCACTGAGGAGAATTAACCGCAAATCTCCCAAATCCTTGGCAGAATCTACCATCATTTGCATCAAGGCTGGGACAGAATTCCAAAGGGTAATATTTTGTTGGTGTAGCAAGTCTGCCCAGTGTCTTGGGTCGCGTTCTCGACGCGCTTCCGGTAAGACAACTGCACCACCTGCTGCTAAGATACCAAAAATATCGTACACCGAGAGGTCAAAACTTAACGAAGAGAGTGCCAGAACGCGATCGCCTGCACCAATGCCAAAGCGTCGGTTAATATCTTCGATGGTATTGACAGCGCTTCGATGGGCGATCGCTACACCTTTGGGAAATCCTGTGGAACCTGAAGTATAAATGAGATAGGCGAGGTCGTCGGGGGTTTGTTGAGCGGGCAAGAAAGCAGAACTTTCTTCACTTAGTTCTTCACGATCGACGCACAAGCGAATAATTTCTGCTGGCCAGGAGAGCGTTTCGTCCAACCTTGATTGGGTCAGGATCAGACAAGCTTCGCTATTAGTCAACAAAGCCTGACGGCGTTCTTCTGGCCAAGCTGGATCTATAGGAACATAAGCTGCTCCCGAAGCTAAAATCCCCAAAACGGCTACAATTTGCTCCCATCCTTTTTCCATCATTACCGCAACAAGACGACCTCGACTCGCACCGAGAGTCTGCAAGCGATGGGCGAGTTGGTTGGAGAGGTTGAATAATTCCTGATAGGTGAGGGTTAGTTGGGGTGCAATTACGGCAGGTTGATTAGCTTGTTCTCGAACTCGGATAGCAAATAGTTCGTGCAGTAGAGCTTCGGAAATTGGAGCATCGGTGCGGTTAATCCGATCGTCGAGAGCGAGTTGCGTGGAGGGAAGCACCAATTGCTTCTCCTGCCAAACCGTTGCCGAGGTTGCAAGTAGCTCTAGCAAGCGACAATAAGCCGCAAACATCTCGGCAATTAAACCTTGAGGAAACAATTCTGCCACCACATCCCAATTAAAAGTAAGCTCCCCCTTTTCTTCCCAGATCTGCACGTCCATCCATCCTTGGGATACTTGACTGATGGCATAAACTAACTCACCAAAGTGGGAGAAACTGGAGGTTTCCTGACCTAATGTCTTCATACCGAGAGTGCTGGTAAAGATGATGGGGAGGGCGTTGGGAGTTGTACCTTTAACACGGGCGAGTTCTCGCGTTACTCTTACGCCGCTAAAATAGCGGTGTTCTAGGTCTTGCCAGAGTTGTTCTTGAATGGCGATCGCGCGATCGCGAAAGGAATGGTTGGAGGCAGAATGAACGGAAAAGAGGATTGAAGAGGTAAAATCTCCGATTAACTCGTTGACCTGGGGATGAAAGGGTAAGCGATTAAACAGAGCCAAGTTGAGGGTAAAATTGGGGTTTTTACTCCACAATTTCACAACTTCGCTAAAAGCTGTCAGGAGGACAACCGAGGGCGTTACTCCTGCTTCTCTAGCATTTTGTCGCAATTTCTGCCAGTCCTGACGGTTTAACCGTGCGTCATAGCGGCGAATTTGCGGTTGTTTAATTTCGCTAGGATGTTTGGCTAATGGTAATTCTGGGGCTGGGGGAAGAGTATCCAGACGAGTCAGCCAATAATCGCGCGATCGCCGATATAGAGAAGTCATTTCTAACTTTTGTTCGGTCAGGACGCAATCGCGAAAGGTAATTTCTAAGGGAGGGAACGTGGTTTCGGGTTGGCTGTAGAGTTGATACCATTCCTCAAATAAGCGAAAGAGACTCCAAGCATCAAAGATTTGTAGATCGTAGCTAATATGCAGGCGAACCCGTTTCCCAGGCAGTTGCGTGGCGCGAAATTCAAATAATGGCCAGCGATCGCTGGGTAACACTTGATGGGACAGTTGTTGGCGAATTGCGGCGATCGCGCGCTCTACTTCATCTGGTGAGGCTTCTTGCAAGTCTAAAACTGCTATTTCATAAGGAGGTACGGTTTCGAGAACTTGTTGCTGACCGTCGGCAAGAATAATCGCCCGCAGCATATCGTGACGGTCGATCAAACGCCTGAGAGCGCTATTCAAGCGGCCTACATCCAATCCTTTGCCCTCAATTTCGTAGTAGCCGTGATTGGCAACATTGCCTAGTTCTAAGACTCCCAAGCGACCCACCCAATAAGCGTGTTGCAGGTCGGTGAGGGGAAAGGGTTGATAACGATTGCTGGGGTCGGGAATCGGAGTAGGGAGGGCAGAAAAGCTTTCCTCTGCGGCTTGTTCCTCATCTCCCTCCTTGCAGAACAAGCGGTCGAGGAGATTATTGGCAAGATGGTTGATATCGTTGTCGCCAAAGAACCATCGCAGGGAAATTGAAATGTGAAAATCTGCCTCTAGTCGTCGCTTTAGTTCGATCGCGACTAAAGAATCTAGCAGTCCTCCCAAACACAAATCGCCGCTCAGTTCTTTTCGAGAACATTGAAGATAAATTGCCAACCAATCTAACAGATAGGTTTTCAGTAAACCCAACTGGTCGTCGGGAGAAGCGGTCAGCACTTGTTGCGAGGATAGTGGCACAAGTGAGGCTGAGGCTATCTGCAACGGCGTTACTTTTTCTACTCTTTCCTCAACTTCGGAAACGGCTAAGGGGGGAGCAGGAGGCGTTCCCAACTGCGTCTTTCCCCAACGCAGTACGGCTGCGGCTGCGGTGGCTGCTGCACCATTGCTATAAACTAAGACGAGATCGCCATCCTTGAGCTTGCTTTTCTCGACGGCATGGTACAAATTGGCAAAAGGGAAAACTGGCCCGATATTGCCATAACGGGGATAGAGGTTGAGAACGCGATCGCTATCGATTCCCAAAGCACGGGCGCAAACGTTAGCATACCAAGCTGTTGGCGTATTGAAAGCAAAAAAGTTGATATCGGCAAGATTCACCCCAGCGACCTGGGCAGCTTTTTGGCAGCACGACTGTGCGGCTTTCACAGCAGTTTCAGCCAAGGCGATGGCATTATCCCCGGTTCGCGCGAGGGTTTGAGGTTTCCCTTTGCAATTATTTGCCAGTTCGTAGCGATAGGCATCGCAGGTTTCTGTAGTTGGGGCGA
This is a stretch of genomic DNA from Oscillatoria salina IIICB1. It encodes these proteins:
- a CDS encoding non-ribosomal peptide synthetase, with translation MNFSLCIRSLSLSFPETIRTNAYWRENFPHLLPKARKRQRKSVIGMGKESADLWSQAVAPYLDDPFRGARERRILLQEESGLALECRGAKEAIALAGLAPEDIDLALVSALFPDCPGPGHAAYLSRTIGLRCPAWSIESTCSSTLVALETARAFIKAETYQTILIVVSHLGSNATDNADSLSWSLGDGVGAFIVSPVRDNGGILGMAIAPTTETCDAYRYELANNCKGKPQTLARTGDNAIALAETAVKAAQSCCQKAAQVAGVNLADINFFAFNTPTAWYANVCARALGIDSDRVLNLYPRYGNIGPVFPFANLYHAVEKSKLKDGDLVLVYSNGAAATAAAAVLRWGKTQLGTPPAPPLAVSEVEERVEKVTPLQIASASLVPLSSQQVLTASPDDQLGLLKTYLLDWLAIYLQCSRKELSGDLCLGGLLDSLVAIELKRRLEADFHISISLRWFFGDNDINHLANNLLDRLFCKEGDEEQAAEESFSALPTPIPDPSNRYQPFPLTDLQHAYWVGRLGVLELGNVANHGYYEIEGKGLDVGRLNSALRRLIDRHDMLRAIILADGQQQVLETVPPYEIAVLDLQEASPDEVERAIAAIRQQLSHQVLPSDRWPLFEFRATQLPGKRVRLHISYDLQIFDAWSLFRLFEEWYQLYSQPETTFPPLEITFRDCVLTEQKLEMTSLYRRSRDYWLTRLDTLPPAPELPLAKHPSEIKQPQIRRYDARLNRQDWQKLRQNAREAGVTPSVVLLTAFSEVVKLWSKNPNFTLNLALFNRLPFHPQVNELIGDFTSSILFSVHSASNHSFRDRAIAIQEQLWQDLEHRYFSGVRVTRELARVKGTTPNALPIIFTSTLGMKTLGQETSSFSHFGELVYAISQVSQGWMDVQIWEEKGELTFNWDVVAELFPQGLIAEMFAAYCRLLELLATSATVWQEKQLVLPSTQLALDDRINRTDAPISEALLHELFAIRVREQANQPAVIAPQLTLTYQELFNLSNQLAHRLQTLGASRGRLVAVMMEKGWEQIVAVLGILASGAAYVPIDPAWPEERRQALLTNSEACLILTQSRLDETLSWPAEIIRLCVDREELSEESSAFLPAQQTPDDLAYLIYTSGSTGFPKGVAIAHRSAVNTIEDINRRFGIGAGDRVLALSSLSFDLSVYDIFGILAAGGAVVLPEARRERDPRHWADLLHQQNITLWNSVPALMQMMVDSAKDLGDLRLILLSGDWIPLALPGQIQTLNQEVEIVSLGGATEASIWSICYPIKIVDPAWKSIPYGRPLANQRFYVLDEELEPRPFWVPGQLYIGGIGLAREYWRNEEKTTQSFITHPKTGERLYKTGDWGRYLPDGNIEFLGREDYQVKVNGYRIELGEIEAVLTQHSQVRKVVVDVIGNEVRNKRIVAYVVSNKGEIPLESLHHFLSDRLPDYMIPSAFVFLDALPLSANGKVDRRALPVPDSLTIPTCEPNIAPQNSLEQTIATIWQEVLEIEEIGVNRHFFDLGGNSLLLTRVYGEILKQLPDLASNLTIVELFKYSTIRQLSQYLSGQNNPFPAQVQEVENNEALKKGRQRLKQRYQQSIVTN